In Cytobacillus oceanisediminis, the following proteins share a genomic window:
- the cspD gene encoding cold-shock protein CspD: MQNGKVKWFNNEKGFGFIEVEGGDDVFVHFTAIQGDGFKSLEEGQEVSFEIVEGNRGPQAANVVKL; this comes from the coding sequence ATGCAAAACGGTAAAGTAAAATGGTTCAACAATGAAAAAGGTTTCGGTTTCATCGAAGTTGAAGGCGGAGACGATGTATTCGTACACTTCACTGCTATCCAAGGTGATGGTTTTAAATCTTTAGAAGAAGGCCAGGAAGTTTCTTTTGAAATCGTTGAAGGAAACCGCGGACCTCAAGCTGCAAACGTTGTAAAACTATAA